A genome region from Spirochaetae bacterium HGW-Spirochaetae-1 includes the following:
- a CDS encoding HD family phosphohydrolase, which yields MKRTIVLSKKSEAYIGTCPESDYAVVRTDDPAEEIGQFLSSPEREMVLVLFFIHVSEYEKLFKTLRKITENSLFYTMVVFGSVQDMQSDRFSKLHHISEFRSTALVPEEIGFIIEKSFSIADAYCNDRQVQDEYFAKLVDTKQDQDDLINIGRSLSSEKDPEKLLFLILFLSKKITGADAGSIYLVETDEKGKKRMRFKTSHTFSREIPLNEFVMDLDKKSIAGYVAVTGEVLNIPDVYKLPEQEAFSFTHNSSFDRTHSYYTRSMLVVPMRNYQDEIIGVIQLINSKEDLHNRENTGNEAFTLKLETMDDFDQYVVPFDDKYDSLLEAIAGQAAIAIENNRMIKQIQNQFEEFVRASVTAIESRDPATSGHSFRVAEICKAMVLAINDIQEGYLKDFHFSETAIREIEFAALLHDFGKVYVDLNIFKKEKKLYPKDLENLMIRLDYLFRFVELQYNLRESRILQEINETGNTALRREYVDVALEKERMLIKIKEIKERVRVLNEPTIMERNPVETVDTIMNDINSIHCIDIDGNIMDIITDYDRTNLIIQRGSLNPVERKEIESHVVHTYNFVSKIPWPPEYKNIPEIALRHHEKINGTGYPDGLKGRESTLIQARIMAIADIYDALAAPDRPYKKAVPRDKVLSILQEEVERGVLDKDLVDVFIEKRIFEKVNMDLFRYEVTPPA from the coding sequence ATGAAAAGAACAATTGTTTTATCAAAGAAAAGTGAAGCGTATATCGGGACATGTCCGGAGAGTGATTACGCCGTTGTGAGGACCGATGACCCGGCTGAGGAAATCGGCCAATTCCTATCCTCTCCCGAAAGAGAAATGGTGCTGGTCCTTTTCTTTATTCACGTCAGCGAGTACGAGAAGCTGTTTAAGACCCTCAGGAAAATCACAGAGAACAGTCTGTTCTATACCATGGTTGTCTTCGGATCGGTGCAGGATATGCAGTCGGACCGGTTCAGCAAGCTCCATCATATTTCTGAATTCAGAAGCACGGCCCTTGTCCCCGAAGAGATTGGATTCATAATCGAGAAATCTTTTTCCATAGCTGATGCCTACTGCAATGACCGCCAGGTGCAGGACGAATATTTCGCCAAGCTCGTCGATACCAAGCAGGACCAGGATGATCTCATCAATATTGGCAGATCGCTTTCCAGCGAAAAAGACCCGGAGAAGCTCCTCTTCCTGATTCTATTCCTGAGCAAGAAAATCACCGGTGCCGATGCCGGCAGCATATATCTTGTTGAAACCGATGAAAAGGGGAAAAAAAGGATGCGTTTTAAGACCTCGCACACCTTTTCACGGGAGATTCCCCTGAACGAGTTTGTCATGGATCTGGACAAGAAGTCAATAGCAGGATATGTGGCTGTCACGGGCGAGGTTTTGAATATCCCCGATGTCTACAAGCTTCCGGAACAGGAGGCCTTTTCCTTTACCCACAATTCATCGTTCGACAGAACCCACAGCTATTATACGCGGTCCATGCTCGTGGTTCCCATGCGGAATTATCAGGATGAAATTATCGGTGTTATCCAGCTCATCAACAGCAAGGAGGATCTGCATAACCGGGAGAATACGGGGAACGAGGCTTTTACGCTAAAACTCGAGACTATGGATGATTTTGACCAGTATGTCGTTCCCTTTGACGACAAGTACGATAGTCTCCTGGAGGCCATTGCGGGGCAGGCGGCTATCGCCATTGAGAATAACCGCATGATAAAGCAGATTCAGAATCAGTTTGAGGAGTTTGTCAGGGCGTCGGTAACAGCCATAGAATCCAGGGACCCGGCCACGTCGGGTCATTCATTCCGGGTCGCTGAAATATGCAAGGCCATGGTCCTGGCCATCAATGATATCCAGGAAGGATACCTGAAGGACTTCCATTTCTCCGAGACGGCGATCCGGGAGATAGAGTTTGCCGCGCTGCTTCATGACTTCGGCAAGGTCTATGTGGACCTCAACATATTCAAAAAGGAGAAAAAGCTCTATCCGAAAGACCTGGAAAATCTCATGATACGACTTGATTATCTCTTCAGGTTCGTCGAACTACAGTACAATCTCAGGGAAAGCAGAATACTGCAGGAGATAAATGAGACAGGGAATACGGCACTTCGCAGGGAGTATGTGGACGTGGCCCTGGAAAAGGAAAGGATGCTTATCAAGATCAAGGAGATCAAGGAAAGGGTACGGGTACTCAATGAGCCCACTATAATGGAAAGAAATCCCGTAGAGACCGTTGACACCATAATGAATGACATCAACAGCATTCACTGTATCGACATTGACGGCAACATTATGGATATCATCACCGATTATGACAGGACCAATCTCATTATACAGCGGGGCAGTCTGAATCCCGTTGAGCGAAAGGAAATAGAGAGTCATGTGGTGCACACCTATAATTTTGTCAGTAAAATCCCCTGGCCGCCGGAATATAAAAATATTCCGGAAATAGCGCTGCGCCATCACGAAAAGATAAACGGGACCGGATATCCCGACGGACTGAAAGGCCGGGAGAGCACCCTCATCCAGGCCAGGATCATGGCCATTGCCGACATATATGATGCCCTGGCAGCCCCTGACCGTCCATATAAAAAAGCCGTTCCCCGCGACAAGGTGCTTTCTATTCTCCAGGAAGAAGTGGAGCGTGGAGTGCTTGACAAAGATCTCGTCGATGTATTTATTGAAAAAAGGATATTTGAAAAAGTTAATATGGATTTATTTCGATATGAAGTCACTCCTCCAGCTTAA
- a CDS encoding isocitrate dehydrogenase (NADP(+)) (Converts isocitrate to alpha ketoglutarate), whose amino-acid sequence MSGSKIQYSNGKITVPENPIILFIEGDGTGPDIWRATRIALDAAVEKTYKGQRKIHWKEVLAGEKAFNQTGEWLPQETLDAIKEYKVAIKGPLTTPVGGGIRSINVALRQMLGLYACVRPVRYFLGVPSPVKQPEKVDMIIYRENMEDLYAGIEWKEGSDDVLRVIRFLNKEMGRDIPEDSGIGIKPISITNTKKLVRRAIQYAIDNKRKSVTLVHKGNIMKFTEGAFKEWGYDLAKEEFRGFIVTEDELWDQYNGKQPEGKILIKDRIADAMFQQILLRPDEYDILATPNLNGDFISDALAAQVGGLGMAPGANIGDNEAVFEATHGTAPKYADLDKVNPGSLILSGEMMLRFLGWTEAADRLIEGLQKTIGQKKVTYDLERQMEGATLLKCSEFGKAVADNI is encoded by the coding sequence ATGAGCGGCAGCAAAATTCAATACAGCAATGGAAAAATTACCGTACCGGAAAATCCCATAATTCTCTTTATAGAGGGCGACGGCACCGGTCCCGATATCTGGAGGGCCACCAGAATCGCCCTCGATGCGGCAGTGGAAAAAACATATAAAGGTCAGCGGAAAATTCACTGGAAAGAGGTCCTGGCGGGAGAAAAGGCCTTTAATCAGACCGGGGAATGGCTCCCGCAGGAAACGCTCGACGCCATAAAGGAATACAAGGTGGCCATCAAAGGTCCTCTCACCACGCCTGTGGGAGGCGGCATCCGAAGTATCAATGTGGCGCTGCGGCAGATGCTCGGCCTCTACGCCTGTGTCAGGCCCGTCAGGTATTTTCTTGGAGTACCGTCGCCGGTGAAGCAGCCCGAAAAAGTGGACATGATTATTTATCGCGAGAACATGGAGGACCTCTATGCCGGTATTGAATGGAAGGAGGGCTCCGATGATGTTCTCCGTGTTATACGGTTCCTGAATAAAGAGATGGGCCGTGACATCCCGGAAGATTCCGGTATCGGTATTAAACCCATCAGCATTACCAATACCAAGAAGCTGGTGCGCCGGGCCATTCAGTACGCCATCGACAATAAAAGGAAAAGCGTGACCCTGGTTCACAAGGGCAACATCATGAAGTTCACCGAAGGGGCCTTCAAAGAATGGGGATATGATCTGGCCAAGGAGGAGTTCCGTGGTTTCATTGTAACCGAGGATGAGCTCTGGGACCAGTACAACGGCAAACAGCCCGAAGGGAAGATTCTCATCAAGGACCGCATTGCCGATGCCATGTTCCAGCAGATCCTGCTCAGGCCCGACGAATACGATATCCTTGCCACACCCAATCTTAACGGTGACTTTATCTCCGACGCCCTGGCTGCACAGGTCGGCGGTCTGGGCATGGCTCCCGGCGCCAATATCGGCGACAACGAAGCGGTCTTCGAGGCCACGCACGGCACTGCCCCGAAATACGCCGACCTCGACAAGGTTAATCCCGGGTCCCTTATCCTTTCCGGTGAGATGATGCTCCGTTTCCTGGGATGGACCGAGGCGGCAGACCGGCTCATCGAGGGACTGCAGAAGACAATCGGTCAGAAGAAGGTCACCTATGATCTGGAACGCCAGATGGAAGGTGCGACGCTTCTCAAATGTTCCGAATTCGGAAAGGCCGTGGCGGATAATATTTAA
- a CDS encoding RNA pseudouridine synthase codes for MEHGSIIELAVPEEYHLERIDKFLVHALELDFSRSYIQKLIKNGDIKVNGDDIRANYKVKLDDSILITVPEPEELALEPEDIPLDIVYEDSSLAVINKQPGLVVHPGPGNWNRTLVNALLFHCHDLSSIGGAIRPGIVHRLDKDTTGLMIIAKNDIAHRNLVEAFAGRTVFKGYTAIVTGRPGKEHDVISKPLARHRKYRHKMTVVEDGKEAITEYTLKRMWNTGTQLFSLLDIKIHTGRTHQIRVHLSSESMPIVGDPIYSKKWERHKVPYLLLASTTLSFTHPETGKTMSFSINLPEHMKAFVDKLDQQAQ; via the coding sequence ATGGAACATGGAAGCATCATAGAACTGGCCGTACCGGAAGAATATCACCTTGAAAGGATCGATAAATTCCTTGTCCACGCCCTGGAGCTGGACTTTTCCCGCAGTTATATCCAGAAACTGATAAAAAACGGCGATATAAAAGTTAACGGCGATGATATACGGGCCAATTATAAGGTAAAGCTCGACGATTCCATACTCATCACCGTGCCGGAACCGGAAGAACTGGCCCTCGAGCCCGAAGATATCCCCCTCGACATTGTCTACGAGGATTCGTCCCTGGCCGTCATAAACAAACAACCGGGACTGGTAGTACACCCGGGCCCCGGCAATTGGAACAGGACCCTGGTGAACGCCCTGCTTTTCCACTGTCATGATCTCTCATCCATAGGAGGGGCTATACGGCCCGGTATAGTCCATCGCCTGGACAAAGACACCACGGGCCTCATGATCATCGCCAAGAATGACATCGCCCACCGGAATCTCGTTGAGGCATTCGCCGGTCGTACCGTTTTCAAGGGTTATACGGCAATTGTGACGGGAAGACCCGGAAAGGAACACGATGTGATCAGCAAGCCCCTGGCACGGCACCGGAAGTATCGGCATAAAATGACCGTGGTCGAAGACGGAAAGGAGGCCATCACGGAATATACCCTGAAGCGGATGTGGAACACGGGGACCCAGCTCTTTTCGCTCCTGGACATAAAAATCCATACGGGCCGCACACACCAGATCCGCGTTCATCTTTCTTCGGAGAGCATGCCCATCGTGGGAGACCCTATCTACTCGAAAAAATGGGAACGGCATAAAGTCCCCTACCTGCTCCTGGCCTCTACAACCCTGTCCTTCACGCATCCCGAAACGGGCAAGACAATGAGCTTCAGCATAAACCTCCCGGAGCACATGAAGGCCTTCGTAGATAAACTTGACCAGCAGGCACAATAA